ACAGCAACATGGCTTTGAGAGTTTGCTGTGCCTGGATTTCcattgtcctcctcctcctgcctggcctCTCGGATGGAGGGAAGCTCCTGGtggtgcccatggtgggaagCCACTGGCTGAGCATGCGGGAAGTGGTGGTGAAGCTGAGTGAGAAAGGACACGAGGTGGTGGTGCTGGTTCCCGAGGTGAGCTGGCAGACGGAGACCACGCAGGACTACAAGGTGGTCACGTACCCGGTGAGCCAGAGCCTGGAAGAGCTGGATAACGCCTTCCGGGAATACGTCACCGTGCACCTGACGCAGAAGCCTTTCCCTCTCAATGCCTTGGCCATGTACAACGCCTCAGTCCATACTTACAGCACTTTCTTTGGGCAGTGCAAGGACCTGTTCCGCAACCAGGAAACCCTGAGGTTTCTCAACCAAAGCGCCTTTGATGCCGTCCTGACCGATCCTATCTTCATGTGTGGGACCATCCTTGCACACcatctttcccttccctttgtgTTCTTCATGAGGGGATTTGGTTGCAACCTGCACTTttcagccccacagagcccaaGCCCTCTGTCCTACATCCCGAGACTCTTCAGCTTCAACTCGGACCACATGACTTTTTTCCAGAGGGTGGAAAATGCCCTGATTTCCCTCCTGGAGCTTGATTACTGCAATGTTTACTATGCAGAAGCGCTTAAGCTTTCCTCTGAAGTTCTTCAGAGAGATGTGTCCCTGATGGACCTGGTGAACTCCGCTGCCATTTGGATCCTGAGGTTTGACTTTGTGTTTGAGTACGTCAGGCCAGTGATGCCCAACATGGTCTTTGTGGGGGGGATCAACTGTGAGAAGAAGAAACCACTGCCTAAGGTAACGTTCCTTTGCCTAAAATTGTACATTTCCCAATGAAAAGTCATTCTGTCGTTCCAGCAATTTTATCTGTactgtttgtatttttaaattttctggtAATGGTTTAATTCATGCAGGTTTGGGTAGTTTTTTCCCATACGCTCCAACGAAACAACCTTGATGGCGACTTATTTGAATTCATGAGGGTTTTGTaacaaagcaaaccaaaagGGGATTTCATCAGCCAAACTGAAATTTCTGTCCACATTGAATGTGTCTTTACCTCAATCTagttttgatttcattttaataGCATCTGACATCTATTTCTGTTATCTGATCAAAAATCCAAAAGTCATCTTGTGTTTTTAACTCCAGTCTCAGCAGCATCAGTTGATTCACTTGAGTTGTATTTTCATGATAAATCATTTCCAAACTGTCTGTGTTAGGTTACTCCTGTTTGTTTGTGTGCAATATAAATGTCATGTTAAAAAGGCAAGGAATAATCTTACAGTCTTGGATTGTGTGAAAAACACTTGAATGCAGAACTAAGATAAGTTCTCATATTTTGACATCTGCTTTTGCCAGAATTGTTCTGGAGGGTCTTAAAGCTAATCGAGAAATCTAAATACATTGTGATAGTCAAcaatctttaaaatgttaatactGGACATTTCTATCCAGGCACAAAGCAGGACACAAATCACTTTCCTAGGAAATTGCTCCCTCACTTCTGAATTCTGGTAGTGCAATATCTCTGCACAATATCTGTGAGCTATTATGGCTCAGCAGAGTTGGTCTAGTTTGAGATTTAAGAAGCAAATTCTTGCTGGTTCCACAATTCAAGTCTTTACTTTTTTATCCTAGAATTCTCAGAGCCATAAAGAGTTCATAACTTTGCTACAAGGGTAGACACATCCTGCCCTCATTTAATCCCTGCCAGTACCTGTCTTCAGACTTCTGTTAGGAGAAAATCACGTTCCATACATAGAAAAATCATGTATTGGCTTTCTTCAGCCAACTGCTATTACCCCTGAAAGTCCAGTCGAGTCCAGACTAAAAAGTACACCAAGCAGCAATTTCCAAGTTAATTTGGTCAGCTCTTGTCACAGCAGTTGCAATGAAGTCTCTGCATCCAGATTTCCTGCATTGAATGACAATTCTTTGTAAATCCCTTCAGTGTCCGGCTTTCAATCTGTGCCATCTCCCATCTCTCCTGTGCTGCGCCTCTCCAGAAATTGGTTTTCCATGCCTAAGGGTGGTTTCTCCCATGTCCTGAGTGACAGAGTGAAGCTACTCCGAGTAGTTGCAGCACCCTTTGGGTGTCATGAGAGAAATGACTTTGCCTCAGGCTGTAAGGATTTGCTTCTCCT
The nucleotide sequence above comes from Zonotrichia albicollis isolate bZonAlb1 chromosome 10, bZonAlb1.hap1, whole genome shotgun sequence. Encoded proteins:
- the LOC141730485 gene encoding UDP-glucuronosyltransferase 1A6-like → MGGESKGQRCGMATKAGKSSFSCFPKHFQARTCRRDLFYSPYCDHSNMALRVCCAWISIVLLLLPGLSDGGKLLVVPMVGSHWLSMREVVVKLSEKGHEVVVLVPEVSWQTETTQDYKVVTYPVSQSLEELDNAFREYVTVHLTQKPFPLNALAMYNASVHTYSTFFGQCKDLFRNQETLRFLNQSAFDAVLTDPIFMCGTILAHHLSLPFVFFMRGFGCNLHFSAPQSPSPLSYIPRLFSFNSDHMTFFQRVENALISLLELDYCNVYYAEALKLSSEVLQRDVSLMDLVNSAAIWILRFDFVFEYVRPVMPNMVFVGGINCEKKKPLPKPINSLRALHVPSYKGVCGSLRSRTLWITPTKMVLFY